The following nucleotide sequence is from Terriglobales bacterium.
CACTCGCAGCCTGCCTGCGCTCTTAGCTCCAAGGTCCTCGAATCCAAGTTTGTCGCTGTAGAAAGAACGCTCCGCAGGCAGATCGCGGACGTTGATCGTGGCTCTCGCTAGATGCGATCCGATTCGATGCTCCGCCCAATGCTTTCCTCGATCCTCGAAATGCAGTGAGCCAGGCATGTATTGGGTAAATTCGACGGTCTGATCTTCAGGATCACGAAAAACCAAGAGCATGTTGCCGGCGCGGGCCTTCTTGGGCTCAGGAGCCTTGATCTCGTGTTGCACGTACTCCTTCTGCACGGCCTCAATGTCACTGGCTTCGTAGCAGACGTGCATCAGTCCAAGAGGCTGAGTGTCGTCCTTGCGTTGATACAGTTCGATAAATTGACTGTCGTTGACTTTCATGTAGGAAACCGGCGGCTTGCGGGGATCGTTGAACTCGAAGGACTGCTCAAATCCCAGTTTCTGGTAGAACTCTCGAGATTTCGCAACATCACTCACCCGAAACGCCACGTGCGCTATTCGGGCTAACGGCGGCGATGGCTTCGAAGCGGGGGAAATGAAGGACGCAATCAGCAGAAGTGACAGCAGCAACCTCATCACGGCAGCTCCGGTTCACGAGATGAATGCCCAAAAATGGATTTAAGAGTACACGACTCGTCGTGAAGCAAAGCCAACGATGATCAGCGTTTCAATAGGTAACTCGGAGGACTTAGAGCCTGAGGCCCACTGATGATTCACAATCGGTTCAACTTCCTGAGTAAGCTGACGAAGTATAATAAGGCTGGAGTTTCTCCTCTGATGCCTCGCCGGGCGACGCAACTTCGATTTGGGATAGTGATTCTGTCGCTCCTGGTGTTCTTTCTGGCGCTGAATGCGAAGTTGTCCGCCTATGATTACCCTCCATCTGTGAACGGACCGAGCAGTGCGAAGCTCTGGCTTAACGGACAGAAGATGGAAGCACAGACACCGAGTTCGCTGGTGCTGGCAATCTTCAGCGTGGCCTTCATCTTCTTGCGACCGCTGCGCGAGAAGTTGCGCTGGCCTCGAGCACAATTTCAAACGTCCACTCCCACGGCATTCGAATTACTTCAACTACACAGATTCTTAAGACCTCCACCAGCCATCTAGTCTCCTCTCCGGCCCGGCTCTGAACTCTGGAATTTCGGGCTTACTGATCATTCACCAACTCGAGTCGCAGCGCAGCATCCCGGATCATTTCATTGATCCGGCATTTCCTGTGGCCCGAGAACTAACGATCGCGAGGAAATCTTGTGTTAGTCCACCGCAGGTACATGATCCCAGCTGTCGGGATCTCAATTGTCTGTGTCATTCTCGGATTTGTCGTCGCAGCCCGCGTGCGAGCGAATGCCCCATCAAACGTGGCCGGCAGTACTGTGCCGCGCGCGCCTATCACTCTGGTTCGTCGCGGAGATATCTCCAACACTCTGTCGATTGCCGGGGAGTTCCTGCCCTATCAGGAGGTCGAGCTCCATGCCAAGGTCGCAGGCTACATTCGCAAGATCAATGTCGACATCGGCGATCGCGTCCGCACGGGCCAGGTTCTTGCGGTGCTTGAGGTACCCGAGCTTACGGCGCAGGTACAAGGCGCCGATGCCGGCGTGCGACACAGTCAGGACGAAATTCTCCGCGCACAGAACGAAGTTGCACGCGATGAAGCTGATCATGCAGCACTCCACGCCGCGGCCCTTCGTCTCAAGCACGCTGCTGAATCGCGTCCGGGGCTGATTGCCGCTCAAGAACTCGACAACGCAGAGGCGAAGGATCGCGCCTCCGAGGCGCAAGTGGAGGGGGCGAAATCCGCGCTTTCAGCGGCACGCCAGCAATTGGATGTCTCTAAGGCGAATCATTCTCAGGTTTCCGCGATGTCGGATTATTCCCGAATCGTCGCGCCTTTCGATGGAGTGGTGACCTGGCGCTACGCTGACACTGGCGCGCTAGTGCAGGCAGGCACGTCGAGCAGCAGCGCACAACCCGTAGTAAAGATTGCGCAGGTCAACACTTTGCGCTTGAGGATTCCCGTTCCGGAATCGCTCGTGAGCAGCGTGCATTCTGGAGCATCAGCCGACATCGCAGTCCAGGCAACAGGCGAACACTTCAGCGGCAAGGTTACACGTTCAACTGGCGCTCTTGATCGGGCTACACGTACCGAGCAAGTGGAAATCGACGTTCCCAATCAGAAGCTCAAGCTCGCTCCCGGAATGTTTGCCAATGTCGTGCTCGGAGTCCAGGAGCACTCAGACACCCTGATGATTCCAATCCAGGCCGTGAATCACGCAGGCAATCCTACGGTAATGGTAGTCGGCAATGACAATCGCGTTGAAGTGCGCGCGATTCAAACCGGCATTGAGGACGCCAACTCCGCCGAAGTCGTTTCTGGTTTGAAGCAGAGAGAGCGAGTGATCGTCGCCAACCTTGGCTCATATCAGGCAGGAGAATTAGTCGATCCAAAGCTAAGTGCCCTTACAGCGACTGCGAGCGACGAGGGGAAGGAATAGCCGATGTCACGCTTCGCGATCAAGTATCCATTCTTTGTGATCATGCTGTGCCTGATGATCTTCGTCGTCGGCGTGGTCACCGTTTCCAGAATGCCGGTGGACCTGTTCCCCAACATCAACATTCCCGTTGTGGTCGTGGCAACGTTCTATTCGGGAATGCCTCCTGAGCAAATTGAATCAGACATCACCGGACGATTCGAGCGCTTCTTCACGCTGGGCAGCGGCATCGATCACATGGAGTCGCGCTCTCT
It contains:
- a CDS encoding VOC family protein, whose product is MRLLLSLLLIASFISPASKPSPPLARIAHVAFRVSDVAKSREFYQKLGFEQSFEFNDPRKPPVSYMKVNDSQFIELYQRKDDTQPLGLMHVCYEASDIEAVQKEYVQHEIKAPEPKKARAGNMLLVFRDPEDQTVEFTQYMPGSLHFEDRGKHWAEHRIGSHLARATINVRDLPAERSFYSDKLGFEDLGAKSAGRLRVPGAAADEIELDAGSPAKTRIALSVPNVERAGEELRQRGLPVRKDGEGVAVVDPDGAVAVFARGR
- a CDS encoding efflux RND transporter periplasmic adaptor subunit, with the protein product MIPAVGISIVCVILGFVVAARVRANAPSNVAGSTVPRAPITLVRRGDISNTLSIAGEFLPYQEVELHAKVAGYIRKINVDIGDRVRTGQVLAVLEVPELTAQVQGADAGVRHSQDEILRAQNEVARDEADHAALHAAALRLKHAAESRPGLIAAQELDNAEAKDRASEAQVEGAKSALSAARQQLDVSKANHSQVSAMSDYSRIVAPFDGVVTWRYADTGALVQAGTSSSSAQPVVKIAQVNTLRLRIPVPESLVSSVHSGASADIAVQATGEHFSGKVTRSTGALDRATRTEQVEIDVPNQKLKLAPGMFANVVLGVQEHSDTLMIPIQAVNHAGNPTVMVVGNDNRVEVRAIQTGIEDANSAEVVSGLKQRERVIVANLGSYQAGELVDPKLSALTATASDEGKE